A stretch of Candidatus Vicinibacter affinis DNA encodes these proteins:
- a CDS encoding choice-of-anchor B family protein encodes MKYRFFTFLFCFTCFSLLAQDGDLNMKIVAHVPVPEGGSGIWHFVDKNKIEYAVFGSKDAVIIYSLEDPAKPIERFRLPGVNTIWREVYIYGDYIYGVNDNQANGLIIINMKNAPLNITGKFWKANITANGQTAELNTCHTVFVDDKGRLYLNGCTPWRGTLIFDISKQPENPQYLGAQTKRYCHDNFGRNDTIWSADVLDGVLSIWDIKNPAAAKELAAVTTPFAFTHNAWPSDDGKFVFTTDERDNAYVASYDIQDLANIKLLDKYRPKDTEGKGVIPHNTRYINGYLVTSFYTDGVKITDVHRPDNMVEVGSVDTWSGPHGGFNGCWGVSPFLPSGTIVASDIQGGLFVIKPTYVRACYLEGKVVDSLTGFPINNATIEILAPRKNGKTSDLKGEYKTGYAVSGTYSVLFNHPEYFPKTISVDLLNGVVTLKDVKLKPRNVLLNPKVIVKDAKTLQNIPDVRVLFSNPNRDKNFITDQTGTVDVQVFQDTIPYDLFAGKWGYLHKKVIFDSQNPVPEITILMSKGYQDDFLFDQGWKVTSTASSGTWTRGEPKGTFQGGVAVAPELDLPNDFGVECYITGNEGSTISDDDIDNGGTVLISPVMNLVTYNQPLLSYSTWFANQSGSGIPNDKMVVRLNNGSQTVVLDEITSPDPKWTTKSKIDLKSMITLTDSMVLTIDIADDNPGHVLEGAFDGFLVTEGRPVRAIDLVNDKLNISAYPSRFNIQTTIELNLMSGLKNRNLEIFNLNGILVSKIQVPEGVQNIFVGQELQAGMYSVRFVSEQGISNTIRILKF; translated from the coding sequence ATGAAATACAGATTTTTCACATTTTTATTTTGCTTTACTTGTTTTTCACTTTTAGCCCAAGATGGTGATCTAAACATGAAGATCGTAGCCCATGTTCCGGTACCAGAGGGAGGCTCGGGGATCTGGCATTTTGTTGATAAAAATAAAATCGAGTACGCCGTCTTTGGAAGTAAAGACGCTGTAATTATTTATAGTTTAGAAGATCCGGCAAAACCTATTGAAAGGTTCAGGTTACCTGGTGTCAATACAATTTGGAGAGAGGTATATATTTATGGGGATTATATTTATGGAGTAAACGATAATCAAGCCAATGGGCTAATTATCATAAATATGAAAAATGCCCCTTTAAACATTACCGGTAAATTTTGGAAGGCAAATATTACTGCGAATGGACAAACCGCTGAACTGAATACTTGTCATACGGTTTTTGTAGACGATAAAGGTAGATTATATTTAAATGGTTGTACACCATGGAGAGGAACACTTATATTTGACATCTCTAAGCAACCTGAAAACCCCCAATATCTTGGGGCTCAAACCAAGAGGTACTGTCATGATAATTTTGGAAGAAATGATACTATTTGGTCAGCTGATGTTTTGGACGGTGTTTTGAGTATTTGGGATATTAAAAATCCCGCGGCTGCGAAAGAGTTAGCTGCAGTCACCACTCCTTTTGCTTTTACACACAATGCCTGGCCCTCTGACGATGGGAAGTTTGTTTTTACTACCGATGAAAGAGACAATGCTTATGTTGCATCTTACGATATACAGGATTTAGCAAATATTAAGTTACTCGACAAATATCGGCCGAAGGATACTGAAGGTAAGGGAGTTATACCTCATAATACCAGATATATAAACGGATATTTGGTAACTTCTTTTTATACAGATGGAGTAAAGATTACGGACGTACATAGACCGGATAATATGGTCGAAGTGGGCAGTGTAGACACCTGGTCTGGTCCGCATGGTGGTTTTAATGGTTGTTGGGGTGTGAGTCCTTTCTTGCCAAGTGGAACCATTGTTGCCTCCGATATTCAAGGTGGACTTTTTGTAATTAAGCCAACTTATGTCAGAGCTTGTTATCTTGAGGGTAAGGTTGTTGACTCGTTGACGGGTTTTCCTATAAACAATGCTACAATTGAAATTTTAGCTCCACGAAAAAATGGAAAGACAAGCGATCTTAAAGGTGAATATAAGACTGGTTACGCTGTGTCAGGGACCTACAGTGTATTATTCAACCATCCAGAATATTTTCCAAAAACCATCAGTGTAGATTTGTTAAATGGCGTAGTGACATTGAAGGATGTAAAGTTAAAACCAAGAAATGTTCTGTTAAATCCAAAAGTCATAGTCAAGGATGCTAAAACTCTGCAAAATATACCCGATGTAAGAGTACTGTTTTCTAATCCCAACAGAGATAAAAATTTTATCACAGACCAAACTGGAACAGTTGATGTTCAAGTTTTTCAAGATACCATTCCTTATGACTTATTTGCAGGAAAGTGGGGCTATCTTCACAAGAAGGTCATTTTCGATTCACAAAATCCAGTTCCTGAAATAACAATTTTGATGAGTAAAGGATACCAAGACGATTTTCTTTTTGACCAAGGTTGGAAAGTTACTTCTACAGCCTCTTCTGGAACATGGACTAGAGGGGAACCCAAAGGAACTTTCCAGGGTGGGGTAGCAGTTGCTCCTGAATTGGACCTGCCAAATGACTTTGGTGTGGAATGTTACATTACCGGTAATGAAGGTTCAACAATATCAGACGATGATATTGACAATGGCGGGACAGTTCTTATTTCTCCTGTAATGAATTTGGTAACCTACAATCAGCCTTTGCTTAGCTATTCAACTTGGTTTGCCAACCAAAGTGGAAGTGGTATTCCCAATGACAAAATGGTGGTAAGGTTAAATAATGGCTCTCAAACTGTGGTGCTAGATGAGATTACCTCTCCTGACCCGAAGTGGACTACCAAGTCAAAAATTGATCTCAAGTCAATGATAACCTTAACAGATAGCATGGTGTTGACAATTGATATTGCCGATGACAATCCAGGGCATGTATTGGAGGGTGCTTTTGATGGGTTTTTAGTTACTGAAGGAAGACCTGTACGTGCCATTGACCTCGTTAATGACAAACTGAACATATCTGCGTATCCTAGTAGATTTAATATTCAAACCACCATTGAATTAAATTTAATGTCTGGGTTAAAAAACAGGAATTTGGAAATTTTTAACCTCAACGGAATTTTGGTAAGTAAAATTCAAGTTCCAGAAGGTGTGCAAAACATTTTCGTTGGTCAGGAATTACAGGCTGGAATGTATTCTGTAAGATTTGTCAGCGAACAAGGAATAAGTAATACAATCAGGATATTAAAATTCTAA
- a CDS encoding enoyl-CoA hydratase/isomerase family protein: MEVLSRTDNNIIIITINRESSLNALNKNVIHILSEIFNSIQKSPNGIKGVILTGAGSKSFVAGADITEFQNISQKEGEALSLRGQKLFSFIEALEIPVIAAINGFALGGGCELAMSCHLRVAGEHARFGQPELNLGLIPGYGATQRLSRYIGKTKTMELLLTGDMINANEALTLGLVNQVCESGLELTKSIELIEKISKKGPKSIAAIIRTVNAYYRQEGPGFEFEASEFGKMMESEEAKEGITAFIEKRKPIFRS; this comes from the coding sequence ATGGAAGTATTAAGCAGAACAGATAATAACATCATAATAATCACAATCAATAGAGAATCAAGTCTAAATGCATTAAACAAAAATGTAATTCATATTTTATCTGAAATTTTTAATTCCATACAAAAATCGCCCAATGGAATAAAAGGAGTTATTCTCACCGGGGCGGGATCTAAATCATTTGTGGCTGGAGCTGACATTACAGAGTTTCAAAACATCAGTCAAAAAGAGGGAGAGGCTCTTTCATTGAGAGGCCAGAAACTGTTTTCATTTATAGAAGCGCTGGAAATTCCAGTGATAGCGGCAATTAATGGATTTGCGCTGGGAGGAGGATGTGAATTGGCCATGAGTTGTCATCTTCGGGTTGCAGGAGAACATGCCCGATTCGGACAACCCGAACTCAATCTCGGACTTATTCCCGGCTATGGGGCTACACAAAGATTGAGCAGGTACATTGGAAAAACCAAAACCATGGAATTATTACTTACGGGAGACATGATAAATGCAAACGAAGCTTTAACATTAGGGTTGGTAAATCAAGTTTGCGAGTCAGGACTTGAGCTAACCAAATCAATTGAATTAATTGAAAAAATAAGTAAAAAGGGACCAAAGTCAATTGCAGCAATCATAAGAACAGTAAATGCTTATTATCGACAAGAGGGACCTGGATTTGAATTTGAAGCTTCTGAGTTTGGAAAAATGATGGAATCAGAAGAGGCGAAAGAAGGAATTACAGCTTTTATTGAAAAAAGAAAACCTATCTTCAGGTCATAA